A region of the Bacteroidales bacterium genome:
CAATTGATGAAGATACACTTAAAGACTCAATTGATGAAATATTGCGATTAAATCCTAAGCCCGGCACTTCGTTTACGGATCCCACAATACGTGACACTTCGACAATAATCCCAGATTTTATTTTAGAGACAGAAGATGGAGAATTAACAGTTTCAATGAATTCGAGGAATGTTCCTGACTTACGAATTAGTCGCACTTACATTGATATGCTGGAGGAGTATTCAAACAGTAAAAACAAAACCCGCTCAGATAGAGAGACAATAGCATTTGTAAAGCAAAAATTAGATTCGGCACGTTGGTTTATTGATGCTATCAAGCAACGACAAGACACTCTGCTACTTACAATGGAAGCAATATTGGGATATCAGAGGGAATATTTCCTGACCGGAGATGAGAAAAAACTTAGACCCATGATATTAAAAGATATAGCCGACATTACAGGGCTAGATATTTCAACGATATCGAGGGTTGCAAATTCGAAATATATACAAACAGAGTATGGAATTCTCTCTCTCAAATCGTTTTTCTCAGAATCAATGACAACCGATTCTGGCAAAGAGGTCTCAACGCGTGAAATAAAACAGTATCTGCAAGAGTGTATCGATAATGAGAATAAACGTAAACCGTTAACAGATGAAAAACTCACACAATTGTTATGTGATAAGGGTTATAATATTGCGCGCCGAACAGTTGCGAAATATCGCGAGCAATTAAACATTCCGGTTGCACGTTTGCGAAAAGAAATTTAAAAATTACAGTATGCTTAAAAATTTGGCTCAGGCAGTTTCGGTTGTTTTTCACCCTATTTGGATGCCGATTATTGGCGCATTTATACTTTTAAATCATTCGCAACTTTTAATGTTGTTGCCCAATCAAGTGCATAGAGCAATATATATTATTATTGCGTCAAGCACAATAGGTTTTCCTCTGTTAATGCTTCCAATTTTTATATTCCGTAAAACCTTTAAGATGTTCCAAATGACCCAAAAACAAGAGCGTTATATACCTCTGTTTGTAATGGCAATTTTCTATTTTTTCTCTTACTATACTTTAAGTCGTCTAAATGTACCCGGAATATTGACAGGATTTATTCTAGGTGTTTTCATTTCAACCTTAATAGCTGCCGTGGTTAGTATTTGGTGGAAAATATCGTTACACGGAGTAGGACTTGGGGGAATTGTTGCCCTTTTGGTACTGATTTTATTGTTCCGTCATGGATATCCCGAAGGATTGTTTTTTCAAGCACTGATTTATACAGGTATCGTTCTATCAGCAAGAATGTACCTTCAGCAGCATTCGTTATTGCAAGTTGTTACAGGGTTTTTGTGTGGATTTTTGACGATATCGTTAACAATGTTAATTTATTAAAAACAAATATCAGCTACACCTTTGTTAAATTTAAGTTCAATAATCCTATTATGTGACAAAAATTTAACCAAAATATAGTACAAAGTAAACTTAATTTATTGATATTTACAAACTTATATGTTAATTCCAACAGGGAATATGATTAGTTTACCATCAATTAATAAACAGAAAACTAAATGAGTAATAAAAATAAAAAATCTAAAAAAGAGGTGTTAAAACCCTTTTATTTGAATCATACTATACTTGAATTTTTAAATAGTAATCCTACTAAAATATTCAATTACAAGCAAGTAGCCAGAGAACTTAAACTTAACGACAGCTCATTACGCCCAAGGATAATAGCCGCACTTGACTATCTTGCCGAAACAGAACAGATTAAAAAGGTCGATAGAGGTCGGTATAGGGCTATACGGCAGAGAAATATAATTGAGGGGAAAATCTCCATTAGTCGTAAAGGACCTGCTATACTTACTACCGATGATGGTCAAGAGTATGAAGTTTCTTATGCAAATCTTTTTCGTGCTTTTCCAAATGACCGAGTGCGCGCATATGTATACCCAGGCTCGAAACGGCGCAAGGCAAGTGTTGAGATTTTTGAAATCGTAAAACGTGCACGAACCTCATTTGTAGGGATTGTCGAAATTAGTCAGAATTTTGCATTTTTTTTGCCCGACTCGGGGACATTGCCTGTTGATATCTTTATTCCAAAATCGGAAGTAACGCGGACAAAAGTTAAGGAGAATCAAAAAGTTGTTGTCGAAATTACTGAATGGGCTGAGGATGCACACAATCCTACAGGAAAGATTGTTAAAATTTTGGGAAATATCGGCGAAAACGATACAGAAATGCATGCCATTTTGGTTGAGTTTGGACTACCATACGAGTTTCCTGCAAATGTTACAGAAGCTGCCAAAAAAATTAGGACAACTATAAGTAAACAGGAGATAGAAAAAAGACGCGATTTTAGAAATATCACAACCTTTACTATCGACCCTGCAGATGCTAAAGATTTCGACGACGCCATTTCAGTACGTAATATTGATAAAGACGTTTGGGAAATTGGCGTTCACATTGCTGATGTATCACACTATATTGAACCTGGTGATATTATTGACAAAGAGGCTTTTACGCGTGGAACAAGTGTCTATTTGGTTGACAGAACAGTGCCAATGCTACCCGAAAAACTGTCGAACAACGTCTGTTCACTTCAACCTAATACCGACAAATTAACTTACTCTGTGGTTTTTAATATCGATAAGAACGGAACTGTATTAGAGTATTGGATAGGTCGCACTGTAATTAAATCAAAACGCAGGTTTACGTATGAAGAGGCACAAGAACGAATTGAAACAACTGAAGGTGATTTTGCAAAAGAATTGATAGTATGTCACAATATCGCACAAAAATTACGTGAAAAGCGATTTGACAAGGGCGCTATTAATTTCGAGCGTTCAGAAGTCAATTTCATATTGGACGATGAAGGCAAACCTATTGACGTATATCTAAAAGAGAATAAAGAGTCAAATCAGCTTATCGAAGAGCTGATGTTGTTGGCTAACAGAACAGTAGCAACTTATATAAATACAGAAAAAGCTGTTAAAGGCAAACCCAAAACATTTGTTTACAGGATTCACGATAAGCCAAACCAGGAAAAGTTAGAACGTTTCGCGAAATTTGTGAAGCGTTTTGGACAGGAGATAAACACAGAAAACAACCTAACAATCTCAAAATCACTAAACAACCTTATTACAAACAGTAATGGTCAGGCATGGCAAAATGTGGTTGAAACCTTGGCTATCAGGTCGATGGCGCGTGCCGAATATTCAACTAAAAACATAGGTCACTACGGACTTGCTTTTGAATACTATTCGCATTTTACAAGCCCAATTCGAAGGTATCCAGACCTGATGGCACACAGGCTGTTAACACGATATATGGAAGGGAAAAGATCGGCAGTTCTTGCCGACACAGAAGCCGACTGTAAACACTGTAATGAACGTGAAATATTGGCTACATCAGCCGAAAGAGCAAGCATAAAATATAAACAGGTTGAATATCTTGCTGATAAATTAGAGCAGGAGTTCGACGGCGTAATTTCGGGAGTGACAAATTGGGGCTTTTATGTTGAATTAGAGGGGAACTCGTGCGAGGGCATGATTTCACTACAATCTCTTGAAGACGACTACTACATATTCAACGAAGATGAATACTGCCTGATAGGCGAACACAATGGACGCATATTCAGACTGGGAGATAAAGTTAGAGTACGAGTAGTAAAGGCAAATTTAATGAAAAAACAGCTTGACTATGAACTTGTAAAAACATATGTTAAACACAAAGAAGCCAAATTTGAAAACGTACTGGTAAACCCAAAAGATAAAAAGAACGATTACTCGAAAAAGAAGCCGAAAAAAACTGCAAATTACAAAAAAGGAAAGAGTAAAACTTTTGGTAAAAAGGCAAGAAAAAAAATAGAGCATTGATATTTTTCTCAGTTTTCTTTTGTTTTGATTTTTTTTTCGCCATATCTTTGAAAAGTTGTTTTATATTTAATTTTATAAAACTAATATGCAAACCTAAACTTGATAACCAAAAGCATGTGAGTTCAATATAATCAAAAACTGAAATAATTGTAAACTATGAAAAGATTAACTAAATTAAAAATTGTGCTAGTTGTATGTTCTTTCGTTATTTCTATGAACAGTTTTTCCCAAGAAGAAAAGGAAGTACAGGAAGTACGGGAAGTAATAAAAACAAATCCCATAGGATTAGCTTTTGGAAATTTCAATGCTACTTATGAAACGCTATTAAACACCAAATCTTCTATATTGTTTTCAGCGAGTTATATGTACAAATTTTTGGGAATAGATATTAGTGCAGGGGGAGTTGGAGTTGGTTATCGCTACTATTTTACCCATGCAAAACGCGTGGTACCCACAGGTTTTTGGATTATGCCAGAAGGTATTTTTTCTTTTGGAAGTGTGAAAAACTCCAACAATAATAGAGTTGGTATCAAAACTCTTTCTTGTGGAGTTCAACTAGGATACCAGTGGGCTTGGGATAGTGGCTTTACATTGGATTTAGGAATTGGACCTCGTTACACATTTTTAAGCGGAGATTTGAAAGATACCGATTTTACCGCTACAGGCTTTATTTTGCCTGCTATTACTTTGGCAATTGGATTTGCATTCTGACACAACAAAATACGCAATAATAAAGCGCCATTTGGCGCTTTATTTATTTCATTCAAATAATACATAAGATTCCACAGTTCCAACTTTCCGGGTTATTGCAGATCGTCGAGCTCTGCTCCGTCTCGTCAAATTATAATTGGGATATACCTCGATTGAAATGGGCTTCTATGTTCTAAGGACGTGTCAGCATAAAACTTACTATAAAAATATCCATCAAAAACGCTAAACGAGCATTTTATATTAAAAACTTTTTTATTGACTGAAAAACAACCCGTATATTTGTAGGCTTATTTTTTTGATATGCAGATAATAAAGAGTAAAGCAGAGATGACCTCGTTTGTTGAGAATCAAAAACGAGAAAACAGAACCATCGGTTTCGTTCCCACTATGGGTGCATTACACGAGGGGCATTTGGCATTAGTTCGTGAATCGGTACAAAACAATTCGTGTACAGTTGTTAGCATTTTTGTTAATCCCACTCAATTCAATAACAAGGAGGATTTAAGATCGTATCCGCGCAACGAACAGGCTGATTTTGAAAAACTTAGAGTTGAAAAATGCGATGCTGTATTTTTTCCCACTATAGAAGAGATGTATCCCGAACCAGATGAAAGGGTGTTTGACCTCGGTTCGCTCGCAACTGTTATGGAAGGGGAGTTTAGACCTGGACATTTCAATGGGGTTGTCCAAATTGTTACAAAACTGTTTGACACTGTTAAACCCAACAGAGCCTATTTTGGAAAAAAAGATTTTCAACAATTGGCTATAATCCAGCATATTACAAAACAGTTAAATTATAATATTGATATCGTTCCTGTACCAACGGTGCGCGAGAAAGATGGATTGGCAAAAAGCTCGCGAAACGAACTATTAACATATGAACAACGAAAAATTGCACCAAAGATTTTTGAGATAATGTCAGCAGCTGTATCGGAGAAAGATAAATATTCTGTAAAGGAGTTAAAAAATATGGTAGTTTCTAAAATCGATGTTATCGACGGATTGCGAACAGAATATTTTGATATAGTTAATTCTCAGACACTTATGTCTGTAAATTCGTGGGACGAAAAGTGCGAAAAAATTGGGTGTATTGCTGTTTATTGTGGTAAAGTTAGGTTAATTGACAACATATTGTTTTAAAAAGTTATACCTTTGCATCGAAAATAAATAGAGCTATGTTTATTGAGGTAATAAAATCAAAAATACATCAGGTTACGATTACTGAAGCAAACTTAAAGTATGTTGGCAGTATAACTATCGATGAAGATTTGATGGATGCCGCAAATATTATCGAAAACGAAAAGGTTCAGATAGTAAACATCAATAATGGTGAGCGGTTGGACACTTACGTAATAAAGGGAGAGCGCAAGTCAGGCGTTGTCTGTTTGAACGGACCTGCTGCACGCAAAGCACAAGTTGGTGATATGGTTATTATAATATCTTATGCCACAATGGATTTTGAAGAGGCTAAAAAATTTAAACCAACATTTATTTTTCCCGATTCTAATACAAATCTATTAGTTAAGTAAGCTACATTGAAGAAAAAGATAGTCAATGCATTTAAATTTTTGCTATTTATAGGTATTGGTATTTTTCTATTTTGGAAACTTTACAAAGACCAATCGATTGACGATCTTATTGAAGCCTCAAAAAACCTGAATTATTATTGGCTAATTTTAGCCGCTATTGTAAGTGTTGGCAGCCATTTGGTACGTGCCATACGTTGGGAGCTTGCTCTGACATCAATAGAGAAGAAAGCGAGCCGCAGTAATCTGTTTCACGCTGT
Encoded here:
- a CDS encoding aspartate 1-decarboxylase, with product MFIEVIKSKIHQVTITEANLKYVGSITIDEDLMDAANIIENEKVQIVNINNGERLDTYVIKGERKSGVVCLNGPAARKAQVGDMVIIISYATMDFEEAKKFKPTFIFPDSNTNLLVK
- a CDS encoding pantoate--beta-alanine ligase, which produces MQIIKSKAEMTSFVENQKRENRTIGFVPTMGALHEGHLALVRESVQNNSCTVVSIFVNPTQFNNKEDLRSYPRNEQADFEKLRVEKCDAVFFPTIEEMYPEPDERVFDLGSLATVMEGEFRPGHFNGVVQIVTKLFDTVKPNRAYFGKKDFQQLAIIQHITKQLNYNIDIVPVPTVREKDGLAKSSRNELLTYEQRKIAPKIFEIMSAAVSEKDKYSVKELKNMVVSKIDVIDGLRTEYFDIVNSQTLMSVNSWDEKCEKIGCIAVYCGKVRLIDNILF
- a CDS encoding DUF3575 domain-containing protein, with amino-acid sequence MKRLTKLKIVLVVCSFVISMNSFSQEEKEVQEVREVIKTNPIGLAFGNFNATYETLLNTKSSILFSASYMYKFLGIDISAGGVGVGYRYYFTHAKRVVPTGFWIMPEGIFSFGSVKNSNNNRVGIKTLSCGVQLGYQWAWDSGFTLDLGIGPRYTFLSGDLKDTDFTATGFILPAITLAIGFAF
- the rpoN gene encoding RNA polymerase factor sigma-54 encodes the protein MLKQKLQQKILQKLSPQQIQLIKLLEIPTLQFEQRVKKEIEENPALEEAENNGSDDLQYEKEEIDHNDSSDAEDDYNSEDEFSLEDYLPDDDDIPEYRLTANNYSRDDEQREIPYSGGITFHENLITQLRLKRNLSHERRELAEYLIGNIDEDGYLRRKLSSIVDDLVFTMNIRTTEDELYQALKAVHELDPAGVGARDLQECLLLQIERQDTSKPEVAIADKILRNYFNEFTRKHYDKIMSRLSIDEDTLKDSIDEILRLNPKPGTSFTDPTIRDTSTIIPDFILETEDGELTVSMNSRNVPDLRISRTYIDMLEEYSNSKNKTRSDRETIAFVKQKLDSARWFIDAIKQRQDTLLLTMEAILGYQREYFLTGDEKKLRPMILKDIADITGLDISTISRVANSKYIQTEYGILSLKSFFSESMTTDSGKEVSTREIKQYLQECIDNENKRKPLTDEKLTQLLCDKGYNIARRTVAKYREQLNIPVARLRKEI
- the rnr gene encoding ribonuclease R produces the protein MSNKNKKSKKEVLKPFYLNHTILEFLNSNPTKIFNYKQVARELKLNDSSLRPRIIAALDYLAETEQIKKVDRGRYRAIRQRNIIEGKISISRKGPAILTTDDGQEYEVSYANLFRAFPNDRVRAYVYPGSKRRKASVEIFEIVKRARTSFVGIVEISQNFAFFLPDSGTLPVDIFIPKSEVTRTKVKENQKVVVEITEWAEDAHNPTGKIVKILGNIGENDTEMHAILVEFGLPYEFPANVTEAAKKIRTTISKQEIEKRRDFRNITTFTIDPADAKDFDDAISVRNIDKDVWEIGVHIADVSHYIEPGDIIDKEAFTRGTSVYLVDRTVPMLPEKLSNNVCSLQPNTDKLTYSVVFNIDKNGTVLEYWIGRTVIKSKRRFTYEEAQERIETTEGDFAKELIVCHNIAQKLREKRFDKGAINFERSEVNFILDDEGKPIDVYLKENKESNQLIEELMLLANRTVATYINTEKAVKGKPKTFVYRIHDKPNQEKLERFAKFVKRFGQEINTENNLTISKSLNNLITNSNGQAWQNVVETLAIRSMARAEYSTKNIGHYGLAFEYYSHFTSPIRRYPDLMAHRLLTRYMEGKRSAVLADTEADCKHCNEREILATSAERASIKYKQVEYLADKLEQEFDGVISGVTNWGFYVELEGNSCEGMISLQSLEDDYYIFNEDEYCLIGEHNGRIFRLGDKVRVRVVKANLMKKQLDYELVKTYVKHKEAKFENVLVNPKDKKNDYSKKKPKKTANYKKGKSKTFGKKARKKIEH